TGCAGATTAGTCTCACAAAGTACAAAAGGTAAACAAAATAGCAGTTTCCCAGACCCCAAAGTTACAATCTCTAAACGCTGATTTTGATCAACAAACTGACTTAACCCCTCAGTTTACCACTAAATCAGCAAATATGACGttttaacatgaaaaaacaatgaACTAATTATTGAAATAACTGATTACTCTGTTTCAATACAGTAATCCATTTATCACACTGCacctttaaaatatatatttgaaataaagatTGAAATTTAGAAGAAATGGAATTAATCTGtacacattttacagaaaaaaatataaatgcttAAGATTAATCTGCACTAATCCCTAAAAGTCCAAATATTCAAATGATGCTTAGCAGTCAGGCAGTCTGAAATACTACATTGCAAAATTCAACCgaagagcaggaaaaagaaagtcATTTACAGAAAAATCCTGACTCTGCCCTACAGACAGTAAATATTGGAACAACTCATATGACTTTGTGATGGCACCCAAGGTGCTTTTACTGAGACAAGGAGAGCTCTCTAAATTGAATCGCTGAGCCCGCCTTAACATTATAGCTCGTCTGGATGTACATACATAGCAAAAAATACGATAGGAAAAGAGACTATTTACAAACTCAAACACTACCATCTAATGGTACgcaataataaatataatctTTGATGTTCTATTTTCCAGGTTACCACCAGTTTACAGTGTATTGTAGTGTATTTCGACCTCACtgcttaaaaatgtattttccttAAACACAGGTATGCTATGGTCAACGAATTTGTGAAAAGATGTACATCGCTTCATTCTTTTGAACTGATACTTCTGGTTTGACGAAACCAAGTCTCAGAATATCTGTGGATACTTTAACAAGCGAAGTTtaagataaatataaatatttattgcaAGTAAGTAGAAACAACAAAGGTTAATTTGCTACGCATAACCTGCACGATTCAAACCGGGTTGGTTAACAAGAGGCAGGAGATGAACTTAACTCGCTAACGTAGCACAAGTGGCTACCGTTGTCTAGCCTCCTCGGTTAGCTAAAATGGCTACCTCGGTGAATAAATATCGACCGAAATACTGATTCTTACCTTCCAGCAGACGCTGTATAATAGAGTCGATGTTCAGCTTATCGGCTTCTGCCATGCTATTCCTCTATTCTGGTCGGTTTCTAATAACTTCTGCGAATTCAAAACGTCGTAACTGTTCACTAGCTTCCGAGTAACCGTTAGCTCAACTAGTTTAGCGTTAATCGGCTATCGTTAGCCCGCTACCTAGCTAACCTTGGGGCAGAATTGACAACCTCAAAATTTTGAGGCTGGGTGCTGAATTGTTGAAGGTGTGATGGCTGACATGTGCTTCAGAAATCCGCATTAGTCGGCTATATTAAAGTGCATGTCCAAATTCACTTTAAATGTTCGTTTTTTCTCGCGGAGAAGCTGTTTCTGCCGTAGCTAATAGCACCATGCCATCGACAAAAAAAAAGCTAGAAGAGCGTTAGCCCAAATCGAGGATGAACGGAAGTGGACTGACAGTTGCCACGCTCCTGTTGGCCACTTTTACCGGTAGGCGGTATTTGTGGGGACCCATTCTTCTCCTGGATTGGCTGTTTTAAACGTCTGTTAGCATTTACTTATCTCAAACCACAATGTGAAATGGATAGTCTCTCTCAGATATATCTCACGTTTCGTTGGTCTTAAGTGGAAGATTTTATCAAACATTGCATAATACACCACATTTGTCCAAATTTACTCAAATATCGGTGTGTATATCGCTATGTATTTGTTGCGCAGTAAAGCGACACCCACGGAAGTGACCAAGATGGGAAGAATTGACGACATGACGCAATGTCCCGGCGCCTGGCAACACGCACCGAGTGATTCATTCTGAAGTACAGAGATGGCTTAGCTAGTTTGCTACTTCATTTTAAGATAAACATGACTCCAAGTCGGATAAACGCGAACCCATCTACTATACGCTAATAATACTCTTGTTTATATCATACAACCACCCGACCATGAAGCTGCTCCATAAAGACATTGAAAAAGATAATGCCGGGTGAGTGACTGACgatagctaatgttagcaagctaaccAGCATGCGACATAACACCACTTTACAGCTGACTGTACATGTGTCAACGTAATGTCCGTATGGGATTGACATTCACGTGTAGCAGCAGATACGTGGGGAGTTTTGGATTCGCTAACATGTAGTGTTAATAACACAGGATACTAAAGATAACTGTTATAACATAGATTTTACCACTCAGATTATGTGGATACAACTTTAGCTTTAATGACTAATGAGCTATGACGCCTCAGtgagtaaacaaaacaaacctatGTTCTGTAACAGTATGAGTGCTCCTGTGCTTACCCCCAGTAATGGCTTTATATCGTCAAGTATGtatcatatatacatatatatccaTATCTTTATTATGGGATAACTAAAACCCCACCTGTCTTATCACGAACATGAGTGGCACCAACTCAAAGGCTAGTTTATTGATAGTGTGCACTTCTTCAGTCAGGTGACTCTGGTgccagaggaggcagaggataTGTGGCACACCTACAACCTGCTGCAAGTGGGGGACAGCCTGAGAGCCTCCACTATCAGGTAACCACTAACTACTATCCCATAACAGTGGCAAAGTTGGTCTGTGTGTAAGTGATTGAGGAtgtgctttttttgtctgtgtgtcactcagtgttttggtctgacaaaacacacacacacatatgcgcacacacacagcttttaaCCAGAGTCACAACTAAAGTCTCTCCCTGTTCCCACAGGAAGGTGCAGACAGAGTCCACTACTGGAAGTGTGGGCAGCTCCAGAGTGCGCACTACTCTTACCTTATGTGTGGAGGCGATTGACTTTGACTCCCAGGCCTGCCAGCTGAGAGTAAAGGGCACTAACATAGAGGAGAACCAGTATGTCAAGGTCTGAGATGTTTAAACATTTGTAGAAATTTCAAAGTGGAGCAGGTAGTAGTGTAGTAAAATTAGTGAAGCAAGGATTTCAGGAGTAATTACAGATCATCACACATGTATATGGTGTCTTATAAGTAGTCAGTTTTACTCTTATTAAATTtggttgtgtttatgttgtgttcTTCACTCTTCAGATGGGAGCTTACCACACTATTGAGCTTGAGCTCAACAGGAAGTTCACTCTAGCTAAAAAGAGCTGGGACAGCGTTGTGCTGGATAGAATTGGTAAGCAGGGACTACTGTTTAACTCTGCCAATTCGTTTCATTCTTGTGTTTGGTTCATTTAAGCTCACACTTCCCACTTACACGTCAACCAGGACCTGTAAACAGTAGTCACATGGATTCACAAGTATCTTGTTTACCAGACAGAATTTCATGGGCTTTAGCAGCTACGCACTCAGCTGTTTAAAGCTCATCCTCTGTTTCCTTATACCCATAAAGCTGCATGTTAGGGTTGTTTTTGTAGTAAATCAGGATTGTTCATACTCCTAACAGACTGCCAACAGAATTACATGTTCAGATATTTGTTGCTGTTACCTGATGAGCACCATGTGTTAATAGTTATTTTTTACTGACCAAATGAACCAAGTATTCCATATTTGGAGAAACTTGTTTTCTTGCTTGTTTTGAAGGCTCTGGGGCAATATCCACATGGACTGTTCTGGACAGTACATTTGGTTTAATGCTGTTATTAACCACTGTAATCTTGGACAACTTGAGCATTCTGCCAAATCAATTCACATGTTTTCAttctgacaaaacacagaccTTTGCCTGTTTGTGCCAAACAAATAACTGTGAAGTGAGCCAATATGGTTAAAAAAGCTTaataatgcttttattttcaactATCTCCTTTTATGCCAGCTACTGACTTGAAATTGCTATTTTAACTGCAGGTCACAAGAGCTTTTTCCAGAAAGCAATAATCACGTGTTAACCAAATACATGTGCTAATTCAAAGCTAATTCTGACTGCATACTCTGACTGACAGGGAGATATTTCAGCTGGTTTTCTTTTACAGGAAATGCACAGTCTTGTTGTTAATTTGTTTACATAAGTGACAAAGACAGcgtgttgccatggaaacagaaTATGGAGGAACAGGAGAGAGGTTCATAGCTAACAGATGGGGTTCATGCATTTGAAGGAGTGGAGGTCCACTGAGTCATTGCAGCTGTAATTTTCAACACAGTGATTTAATAACTCAACTCAGCTACATACATTAAGCACTTATTCCTTTACCAGTAAAatataatgattaataattaataaaactgCAGTAATATATTTGTTGATAACTAAAAGAAGTAGTCACCGCCTCAGATGATCCACATCTTGTCTTGTCTAACCCTTCAGAGCAGGCGTGTGATGCAACCCAGAAGGCAGATGTGGCAGCTGTGGTGATGCAGGAGGGTCTGGCCAACCTGGTGCTGGTGACCCCTGCCATGACTCTGCTCCGCGCAAAAGTGGAGGTCACCATTCCTCGCAAGAGACGGGGGAGCTGCACTCAGCACGAGAAGGTACGTCACCGCACAGAATGGCCAAGCTCAGAATTTCTAAAGCACAGATGAACACTGAATATTGTCAGAGAGGACTGAGTTATGGAGACActcatgtcatgttttctgtttgacgTCAggctctttttctctgtgtctgcaggcgCTGGAGAGGTTCTATGAGGCTGTGATGCAGGCGATTCTTCGCCACATCAATTTTGATGGTAGGGCTGCCGTGTAGACACTGGCACATAAATACTTCAACACACAATATGTTCCTGTTTGTGTCAcactcttttcctttttgaatTTGTAGTTCCTATcacactgtttgttgtttttttggcaCCATTGCGGTTTATCATTTATGCCACACGACCTTTGCTTGTTGCTGTTTGAGGAAATAAACTCAAGACAAGTTTAGATTTTGATTTCTCCTCCTTACCTTCCACTAGTGGTGAAGTGCATCCTGATTGCCAGTCCAGGGTTTGTGAGGGACCAGTTTATCACCTACCTCTTTAAAGAGGCAGTGCGGCAGGACAACAAGATCCTGCTGGAGAATCGGCCCAAATTCATGCTGGTCCACTCGTCATCAGGCCATAAGTACTCACTCAAAGGTAGGAGCTGGGGGACTCTGAgaataaaacaatcaaatattatcacaaggtgaaaacaaatcaattcttgtgttttgttttacagaaaTCCTGTCTGATCCCACTGTGACAAGTAGACTCTCTGATACAAAGGTGAATAATGCATCCTgtgatttgtctgtttgtttaatacATCATCCTGTGAGGAAAAGCTCTTAGCgcgaggggaaaaaagtgacttaacttttttttttctgtgtaacatTCAGGCAGCAGGAGAGGTGAAAGCTCTGGAAGATTTCTATAAGATGCTCCAACATGAGCCTGACAGAGCTTTCTATGGGTGAGCAATGTTGTAAACAGTCAGTGACCCATAAAAAccccattcattcattcattcattcacactgaTAATCCAACAACCTCTGCATCTCTGCGCTCCTCATAGACTAGCTCATGTGGAGAGAGCGGCCGAGGCCCTCGCCATTGACACCTTGCTGATAAGTGACAAGCTTTTCAGGTACACATTGAGAGATGCTCCTGTATCTTTAGCTTCTCTGCTACTCACCTATTCCTGCAATGCCATTGGCTGTTCAGATATTGTGATGTAAACACACCGTCACGTGTTTTGTGCATCTCCAGACACCAGGACGTCCCCACGAGGAGCCGTTACGTTCGATTGGTGGACAGTGTGAGAGACAATGGCGGCAATGTCAGGTAACAATTACCTCACTATGACATTAGACTGACTATGTTAACATTCACAGGACCTGCATATGACatgtctctctcatttttttcatgcagaatATTCTCAAGCCTTCATGTGTCTGGTGAACGTAAGTTATAAatcattgtgatttttttttattaattctaCTTTTTTGCTAATTCTAAAAGACACCTAAGTTTTTTTAGACCTACAAAATCTATAATGTTTATTCGACAAAATCATTAATCATTGGCTTAATATGTTATGACCCATAAGAGTTCAAATGACAGCAACATACCATGACGTCTACACGGTAAATGTTCATGACTGCGTGACCTTAAGGGTGTCATTTCAGCACACTGAAATGATGACACTCACCACATGTTGAGTGAAGCCCTGACTTTCTCTTTATTGATGACGTCCTCAGTTTAAGAAGTAAAGAATGGACAGAAATAGTTCCTCAACCACTGTTACACTCTGTGCAGCTCTCTActtagacaaaaaaaatcagcctgTGTGCTGACTGTGTCACCACCTATTGATTTCTCCTCAGAACTGACTCAGCTGAGCGGAGTGGCCGCCATCCTGCGTTTCCCCATCGCCGACCTGTCGGAGGCcgaagacgacagcagctcaGACGAAGACTGAGCGCCAGAGGCGAACCACAGAGCTCTAATGTGGAGAAGAGAAGGTGGTCGTCCATTGTTGCAGATAACACATTTGTGTAAACAATAAAGCTCCTCTGCTATGGTTTATGTATTCCACCTTTCCAACATCCACACCTCTTTCCGTCTTAATTAACACACCGGTTTCGCTAACGTGGCCACGATTTCACATAACTGGATGCAGTTTTTGGCGTTTTGATGCTTTTGGTTTGAGGTGACATTGTCTTTGAGAAGGCGCAGGTTAAGCTAATGCCAGAGGGCTCTCACTTCATCAGAATGCCAGTCAAAAGAAATGTAACACATGTTGccaattttaaaataaaaacagtaaaaagtttgacatttagcaatagaaaaaaatgatttttcttttcaagtgtATATACAATATCTTTCTTGCAATTAAACAGAAGCATTCAACCACTTGTGTTATTTCACTTTGTCACATGATCAATTCATTGTGCATGAATTAAAACCGagaaacatataaaaatatatcatttattacatgtaataatttaattttcatatttaaaaactattttggtTATGGGTAATATGACCCAAAACTACTGCATTTCAGTAAACTAGAAATCAAGTATAGTCAGGATTTTCAATTCAATATAGTGATATTTGAGTTCCACAGTTACAACACTGTGGGTTCCTCTCATTCTTCTCTGGCAAAATGTCAAATTAGAAACTTCCCCTTATGAAGAATTTCAGCAGCTAGGACTAAAGTGCATTTTGAAACAACTTCTCTTCTTTTCATACTTTACTCCTGCCTCAATGATTCCTAAATGTCATTTCTATCAGCGAAGCCccaagtgcatgtgtgtgtgtgtgtgtgtgtgtgtatgcattgtGATACACTTGGCATCACTCAGTGGGACACTGGTAGGTCTTAATCCAGGCTAAATCCTCCAGTGTTCCCCAGTGCAAGTAGATAATTGAGCAAATAACCATGACATGCATTATCTGGTGGCTGTTGCCCCAGTTGTCAAACAGGCCTGGGCTGAAGCGCTCGGGGATCTGGATGATGTTGACCAGTCCCCCGAGCACGGCCAGAGAGTCCATGATGACAAAGAGGCGCAGGGAGTTGGGGCTGCCCACCCCGCTGCCGTACACTCGGAACAGGAAGAGGCTGAAGCGGAACAGAGCCTGCCAGACGAAAGCTCGCAGGCGCAGGACGTTGGTGCGGGCCGTGGTGGCGCAGTAGATCCCGTAGGCTGACAGGAGGATGTAGGCCAGCAAAGCAGCCTGCTGCATGGCTGGGTAGCAAAGAAGGGTGATGTGAATGATGGGAAGTGCTCCtaaagagagaagggaagagtCAAAATATCAGTGAAACTAAGTCAGATATTATCAACATGGTTTGGTGTAGAACTGGACTGAGGACTTGAAACTTGGCTTGGACTTGACCTAAATCTCTACAGACATGATTTAAGACTTGAACGTAAAAACATTCAAGTCAACAGGCCTCAAGTTTTGACCTTGTGTAATCCCAGTAAAGGATGCTGTATACTCAGAACCAACCATCAGACCAAGGTTCAGAAACCACCTCCATTTCTATAACTAAATCTCATTTGTTACAGTTCTGTTGCTTTTAGTGTGAACAACTGAGAGCAAGAACATGGATGTCTTCCTGGAGGGGCTGTCTGAAAATGTACACCCccctccaaacaaacacaagcatgaAAGTCATGACTTCTTCTAGACCaaataatcttaactcaaggtctACTTGCTAGCTGTTCTCTGGAGCTTCATACCATGACAACTAAAGCCAATTAATTTGTCATACTTCAATAACTAAGTTGTTGCTCTCACTTAGAGGTCCAAGAATTTGACAACCTACCCAAGGTGTTGACCAGACAGACCCCAAACATGTCCAGGGAGAGCAGGGTATCGTATACATGCTCTCCTCCCACGTGGTTCATGAACACATGGTAGACCACTGAGCCTATAGTGGGGCAGAGACAGGCCAGATAGTGGACCACGCAGATCCAGACACTGTCCACCTCCATCCAGGGGATGCTGAAAGGCAGTAGCACcaagaaaaggaagaagggGATGCCTGAGGTGAcgggaggatgaggaggggaagaggacagaggaggaagttggaggaagaaatgaaaatgtaaatgcgTAGGAAGGTCTGTGGAGTAGATGCTGATGTTGACTTAAGCCTGACATTATAATTACCACAGTTAAAATGACATACGATATATCACATTTTGCAGATTAATGTGAGGAATTTAACTGTTTGAGAGttgttccttttttcttttttaccagGAACAATGTGACAGATACTACTGTTGGCATGCAGAGGAAACCCGTACAGCACTCTGATACTAATACCCTTCACTTCCCCTTAGTAAGAGTGTTAGACTTAACGATCTTATGGGATAGCCGAGGACAAAATGGAGCATAAAGACGATGCCTTTCAGAAGTTTAAGGCTGCGCAGGGTTTAGCTCATGTGCAAGTTTTCATCTTTGCTCATGTGTTCACAGCTGAAATCAGGTTTGAATTAATAAGTTCTCACATTAAAAgcacaaacttaaaaaaaatggtaACATGCTGTAATTCTGCAACTTTTCATAATCAATGCAAAGCAAGCGTGTTTCAGAGATGCTTTGTTCAAGATACTTCTGGGCATTTACAGCTGATAAGAGTCAAATGCACATCTTTAAAGACCTAGTTAACCGTAGGATATTTCCAGGGCAGGGATTCCCAGGGCAGATTACAGCTAATACCCCATATCCTCATTACACAGCCTTGTCAAGAGTGCTTGTAACTGGTTACAAGTGAGAGTAATGGACATTTGTGACCTGTTTTGTTTGCACATCCCCTAAATGGTTTAACTGGTGGGAAAACCTTGCTCTGTGTATTATATAAAAACTGAGATGTATTTTTAAGGGTAA
Above is a window of Lates calcarifer isolate ASB-BC8 linkage group LG23, TLL_Latcal_v3, whole genome shotgun sequence DNA encoding:
- the pelo gene encoding protein pelota homolog — protein: MKLLHKDIEKDNAGQVTLVPEEAEDMWHTYNLLQVGDSLRASTIRKVQTESTTGSVGSSRVRTTLTLCVEAIDFDSQACQLRVKGTNIEENQYVKMGAYHTIELELNRKFTLAKKSWDSVVLDRIEQACDATQKADVAAVVMQEGLANLVLVTPAMTLLRAKVEVTIPRKRRGSCTQHEKALERFYEAVMQAILRHINFDVVKCILIASPGFVRDQFITYLFKEAVRQDNKILLENRPKFMLVHSSSGHKYSLKEILSDPTVTSRLSDTKAAGEVKALEDFYKMLQHEPDRAFYGLAHVERAAEALAIDTLLISDKLFRHQDVPTRSRYVRLVDSVRDNGGNVRIFSSLHVSGEQLTQLSGVAAILRFPIADLSEAEDDSSSDED
- the paqr4b gene encoding progestin and adipoQ receptor family member 4, producing MVLYKGPRLLDFAKTPPHLQFNKYVLTGYRPVSTAQECLRSLFYMHNELGNIYTHGIPFFLFLVLLPFSIPWMEVDSVWICVVHYLACLCPTIGSVVYHVFMNHVGGEHVYDTLLSLDMFGVCLVNTLGALPIIHITLLCYPAMQQAALLAYILLSAYGIYCATTARTNVLRLRAFVWQALFRFSLFLFRVYGSGVGSPNSLRLFVIMDSLAVLGGLVNIIQIPERFSPGLFDNWGNSHQIMHVMVICSIIYLHWGTLEDLAWIKTYQCPTE